From Channa argus isolate prfri chromosome 18, Channa argus male v1.0, whole genome shotgun sequence, the proteins below share one genomic window:
- the rpl37 gene encoding 60S ribosomal protein L37, with the protein MTKGTSSFGKRRNKTHTLCRRCGAKAYHLQKSTCGKCGYPEKRKRKYNWSAKAKRRNTTGTGRLRHLKVVYRRFRNGFREGTTPKPRRAAVAASSSS; encoded by the exons ATG ACCAAGGGGACATCATCTTTCGGTAAACGCCGGAACAAGACGCACACTCTGTGCCGTCGTTGTGGGGCAAAGGCCTACCACCTGCAGAAGTCCACCTGCGGCAAATGTGGTTACCCTGAGAAGCGCAAGAGAAAGT ACAACTGGAGCGCTAAGGCCAAGAGAAGGAACACCACTGGGACCGGTCGTCTGAGACACCTGAAGGTTGTCTACCGCAGATTCAG GAATGGTTTCCGGGAAGGTACCACCCCTAAACCCAGACGTGCTGCAGTGGCTGCCTCCAGTTCATcctaa